From Oncorhynchus keta strain PuntledgeMale-10-30-2019 chromosome 25, Oket_V2, whole genome shotgun sequence, one genomic window encodes:
- the LOC118371206 gene encoding 39S ribosomal protein L41, mitochondrial-like — MGVLNALRRGLVRGADRMAEFTSKRGSRTHYKGRGAQPTGVLTSSRKFVPVQAMIPQFVVPNLEGFKLKPYVSYRTPAGTEPAVTPEGLFSETVAPQIQKDFEEGSFDKEQLEKYGFEPTQEGKLFKLYPKNFIR, encoded by the coding sequence ATGGGTGTATTGAATGCTCTTCGAAGGGGCCTTGTGAGAGGAGCTGATCGTATGGCTGAATTCACCAGCAAGCGTGGCTCAAGGACTCACTACAAAGGCAGAGGGGCACAGCCAACGGGAGTACTGACCTCCAGCAGAAAATTTGTTCCAGTACAGGCAATGATTCCTCAGTTTGTGGTGCCAAACTTGGAGGGATTCAAACTCAAGCCCTACGTGTCGTACCGCACCCCGGCTGGAACGGAGCCTGCTGTCACCCCTGAGGGTCTGTTCTCTGAGACTGTGGCCCCACAGATCCAGAAAGACTTTGAGGAAGGCTCCTTTGATAAGGAACAGCTGGAGAAATACGGGTTTGAACCCACACAGGAAGGAAAGTTATTCAAACTCTACCCCAAGAACTTTATACGATAA